The Paracoccus sediminicola genome has a segment encoding these proteins:
- a CDS encoding DUF1178 family protein: protein MIRYDLSCKDGHRFDGWFASSAAFETQRDQGQVNCAICGSAEVDRALMSPGVAAKSNRAASGPGTARSKTPLEQLRDHVEANSDYVGLRFADEARAMHDGRSDKRAIHGEAKPEEARKLIEEGVPIAPLPFIPKRKAN from the coding sequence GTGATCCGCTATGACCTCAGCTGCAAGGACGGCCATCGCTTCGACGGTTGGTTCGCGTCATCCGCGGCCTTCGAGACGCAACGCGATCAGGGTCAGGTCAATTGCGCGATCTGCGGATCGGCAGAGGTCGACCGCGCGCTGATGTCGCCCGGCGTGGCGGCGAAATCGAACCGCGCCGCGTCCGGGCCGGGAACGGCCCGCAGCAAGACCCCGCTCGAACAGCTTCGCGACCATGTCGAGGCCAATTCCGATTACGTCGGCCTGCGTTTCGCCGACGAGGCGCGCGCCATGCATGACGGGCGCAGCGACAAACGCGCCATCCACGGTGAGGCGAAGCCCGAAGAGGCGCGCAAGCTGATCGAGGAGGGCGTGCCGATTGCGCCGCTCCCCTTCATTCCGAAGCGCAAGGCCAACTAG
- a CDS encoding TolC family outer membrane protein codes for MTRKFGKSCMSALRRSALAALLAGAAMPTWAESLGDTLVAAYRHSALLDQNRAVLRAADEDVATAMAELRPILQWALSHDYNDTNGIESTSTTLGLTASMTLYDFGRSQAAIDMAKETVLATRYALVSVEQDILLNAVQAFLNVRAAIEQVELEQNSVRVLEQDLQAAQDRFDVGEITVTDVAQANAALAASRASLSSAQGDLEIAREAYIAATGRAPENLESPPPLPERPASLEAARATAQKNHPAILQSSREVAAAELSVVAAAAERNPTLSGSASALTNKSGDTQASLGLNLSQTIYSGGRLSAGHRKAMANRDASRASLLNAARQVDEAVATAWANIDVARDLISAIQQQISAAQQAYDGVREEALLGARTTLDVLDAEQSLLEARNDLITAEANLQLAHYQLLSAMGLLTVEDLKLGIPTYDPSAYYNAVRDAPYTSRQGENLDRVLRALNRGE; via the coding sequence ATGACACGGAAATTCGGCAAATCCTGCATGTCGGCGCTGCGCCGCTCGGCCCTGGCGGCCTTGCTGGCCGGGGCGGCGATGCCGACCTGGGCGGAATCGCTCGGGGACACGCTGGTTGCAGCTTATCGCCACTCGGCGCTGCTCGACCAGAACCGCGCCGTGCTGCGCGCCGCGGATGAGGATGTGGCCACCGCCATGGCCGAGCTGCGACCGATCCTGCAATGGGCGCTCTCGCATGATTACAATGACACGAACGGGATCGAATCCACTTCGACCACGCTCGGTCTGACCGCCAGCATGACGCTCTATGATTTCGGCCGCTCGCAGGCCGCGATCGATATGGCGAAGGAAACCGTGCTGGCCACGCGCTATGCGCTCGTCTCGGTCGAGCAGGATATCCTGCTGAACGCGGTGCAGGCGTTTCTGAACGTCCGCGCTGCGATCGAGCAGGTCGAGCTGGAACAGAATTCTGTTCGCGTGCTCGAACAGGATCTTCAGGCTGCTCAGGACCGGTTCGATGTGGGCGAGATCACCGTGACCGATGTGGCGCAGGCCAACGCGGCGCTGGCGGCGTCGCGCGCCTCGCTCTCATCGGCGCAGGGCGATCTGGAAATCGCGCGCGAAGCCTATATCGCGGCCACCGGACGGGCGCCGGAAAATCTCGAATCGCCGCCGCCGCTGCCCGAACGACCGGCCTCGCTGGAGGCGGCGCGCGCGACGGCGCAGAAGAACCATCCGGCCATTCTGCAATCCAGCCGTGAGGTTGCCGCCGCCGAACTCAGCGTCGTAGCCGCCGCAGCCGAGCGCAATCCGACGCTGTCCGGTTCCGCTTCGGCACTGACGAATAAAAGCGGGGATACACAGGCGTCGCTCGGGCTGAATCTGTCCCAGACCATCTATAGCGGCGGCCGTCTTTCCGCCGGGCACCGCAAGGCGATGGCCAATCGCGACGCATCGCGTGCCTCGCTGCTGAACGCGGCGCGTCAGGTCGATGAGGCCGTGGCGACGGCCTGGGCGAATATCGACGTGGCGCGCGATCTCATCAGCGCCATTCAGCAGCAGATCTCGGCCGCGCAACAGGCCTATGACGGCGTTCGGGAAGAGGCGTTGCTCGGCGCCCGCACCACGCTGGACGTGCTTGACGCCGAGCAATCCCTGCTTGAGGCGCGGAACGATCTGATTACGGCGGAAGCCAATCTGCAATTAGCACATTATCAATTATTGTCGGCTATGGGTTTGTTGACGGTGGAAGACCTGAAACTGGGAATACCGACTTATGACCCATCTGCCTATTACAACGCGGTGCGCGACGCACCCTATACCAGCCGACAGGGCGAAAATCTCGACCGCGTCCTGCGCGCGCTCAATCGGGGCGAATGA
- the surE gene encoding 5'/3'-nucleotidase SurE, giving the protein MRILITNDDGINAPGLAVAEAIGAELAGPDGEIWVVAPAFEQSGVAHCISYAHPTMVAKLAERRYAAEGSPADCVLAAVYDVMADAPPDLVISGVNRGNNSGENVVYSGTVGGAMEAALQGLPAVALSQYFGPQMADLADPFEGAAQHGAAVIRRLLDHADWTSDADFRLFYNVNFPPVAAADVKGLRVAPQGRRRGVGFGVEPFVAPNGRRFLWVRGAPQDREATPGSDVMVNLDGHISVTPMRADLTCHASLASLTEALEA; this is encoded by the coding sequence ATGCGCATTCTGATTACCAATGATGACGGCATCAACGCACCCGGCCTCGCCGTGGCCGAGGCTATCGGCGCAGAGCTTGCAGGCCCCGACGGAGAGATCTGGGTTGTCGCACCTGCCTTTGAACAATCGGGCGTGGCACACTGCATATCCTACGCGCATCCGACGATGGTCGCCAAGCTGGCCGAGCGCCGCTATGCCGCCGAAGGAAGCCCGGCGGATTGCGTGCTGGCGGCGGTCTATGACGTGATGGCCGATGCGCCGCCCGATCTGGTGATCTCGGGCGTGAACCGGGGCAATAACTCCGGCGAGAACGTGGTCTATTCCGGCACGGTGGGCGGCGCGATGGAGGCGGCGCTTCAGGGACTCCCGGCGGTGGCGCTGTCGCAGTATTTCGGGCCGCAAATGGCCGATCTCGCCGACCCGTTCGAGGGCGCGGCCCAGCACGGCGCTGCGGTGATCCGGCGGCTGCTCGATCACGCGGACTGGACTTCGGATGCGGATTTCCGGCTGTTCTACAATGTGAATTTCCCGCCTGTCGCTGCTGCCGATGTAAAGGGGCTGCGCGTCGCGCCGCAGGGCCGGCGGCGCGGGGTCGGTTTCGGCGTCGAGCCCTTCGTGGCACCCAATGGCCGCCGGTTTCTGTGGGTGCGCGGCGCGCCTCAGGACCGCGAGGCGACGCCGGGCAGCGATGTGATGGTCAATCTGGACGGTCATATTTCCGTGACGCCGATGCGCGCGGACCTGACCTGCCACGCCTCGCTGGCTTCGCTGACGGAGGCGCTCGAGGCATGA
- a CDS encoding fumarylacetoacetate hydrolase family protein — protein sequence MTQNLFPSPPAPALPVQGETARYPLHRIFCVGKNYAAHAAEMGGEVDRETPMFFTKSAFAYLPSGMDSSYPPGTEDYHFEVEFCVVIDKPLFKAGTDEAAQAVYGYAVGLDMTRRDLQALAKKAGKPWDMAKDVEESAIIGPITRAADFGPVADQRIRLRLDGDLRQDAPLSEMVWSVPELLSRLSGLYHLAPGDLLMTGTPAGVGPVSPGNHLVGDVEGLAPVSVTFTDPE from the coding sequence ATGACCCAGAACCTGTTCCCCTCGCCACCCGCGCCCGCCTTGCCGGTGCAGGGCGAGACCGCGCGCTATCCGTTGCATCGCATCTTCTGCGTCGGCAAGAATTACGCTGCACATGCCGCCGAAATGGGCGGAGAGGTGGATCGCGAGACGCCGATGTTCTTCACCAAATCGGCATTCGCTTATCTGCCCTCGGGAATGGATAGCAGCTATCCACCCGGCACCGAGGACTATCATTTCGAGGTCGAGTTCTGCGTGGTGATCGACAAACCGCTGTTCAAGGCCGGCACTGACGAGGCGGCGCAGGCGGTCTATGGCTATGCGGTCGGGCTGGACATGACCCGCCGCGATCTTCAGGCGCTGGCCAAGAAGGCCGGGAAGCCCTGGGACATGGCCAAGGATGTCGAGGAATCCGCGATCATCGGCCCGATCACCCGCGCGGCCGATTTCGGCCCTGTCGCCGATCAGCGCATTCGCCTGCGGCTCGATGGCGATCTGCGCCAGGATGCGCCCCTGTCCGAGATGGTCTGGTCGGTGCCGGAATTGCTGTCGCGGCTTTCGGGGCTTTATCACCTCGCGCCCGGCGACCTGCTGATGACCGGAACCCCTGCGGGCGTCGGGCCGGTCAGCCCCGGCAATCATCTGGTCGGCGATGTCGAGGGGCTGGCACCGGTCTCGGTGACGTTCACCGATCCCGAATAG
- a CDS encoding sulfite exporter TauE/SafE family protein: protein MQIYLPIAEVAVNAFTLVGLGGIVGLMSGMFGVGGGFLITPLLFFIGIPPAIAVATGANQVVASSVSGVMAHLKRRTVDFRMGLVLLIGGLTGSALGVLVFNLLQRIGQVELVVQLSYVVMLGAVGSMMFAESLRALRRTRSGGRAKRRQHGWIHALPLRMKFRTSGLYLSVIPPFVVGMLVGVLSAMMGVGGGFIMVPAMIYLLGMPTKVVIGTSLFQITFVTAFTTLMHAVSYNTVDIMLAVLLIVGGVTGAQIGTHLGSRLRAEQLRILLALVVLAVCVKLALDLFLRPDNLYSLTPGIV, encoded by the coding sequence ATGCAGATCTATCTTCCCATCGCCGAGGTGGCGGTGAACGCCTTCACACTGGTGGGGCTCGGCGGCATCGTCGGGCTGATGAGCGGCATGTTCGGTGTCGGCGGCGGGTTCCTGATCACGCCGTTGCTGTTCTTCATCGGGATTCCGCCCGCCATCGCCGTGGCGACCGGGGCGAACCAGGTCGTCGCCTCGTCTGTTTCGGGGGTGATGGCGCATCTCAAGCGGCGCACGGTGGATTTCCGCATGGGGCTGGTGCTGCTGATCGGCGGGCTGACCGGATCGGCGCTCGGGGTGCTGGTCTTCAACCTGTTGCAGCGCATCGGCCAGGTCGAGCTTGTCGTGCAGCTCAGCTATGTGGTCATGCTGGGCGCTGTGGGTTCGATGATGTTCGCCGAAAGCCTGCGGGCGCTGCGGCGCACGCGGTCGGGCGGCCGGGCCAAACGCCGGCAGCATGGCTGGATCCATGCGCTGCCCTTGCGCATGAAGTTTCGCACCTCGGGGCTGTATCTGAGTGTCATCCCGCCCTTCGTGGTCGGAATGCTGGTCGGCGTGCTGTCGGCGATGATGGGGGTGGGCGGCGGCTTCATCATGGTCCCGGCGATGATCTATCTGCTGGGGATGCCGACCAAGGTCGTGATCGGCACCTCGCTGTTCCAGATCACCTTCGTCACCGCGTTCACCACGCTGATGCATGCAGTCAGCTATAACACCGTCGACATCATGCTGGCGGTGCTGCTGATCGTCGGCGGGGTGACCGGGGCGCAGATCGGGACGCATCTGGGCTCGCGGCTGCGGGCAGAGCAATTGCGAATCCTGCTGGCGCTGGTGGTGCTGGCGGTCTGCGTCAAGCTGGCGCTGGATCTGTTCCTGCGGCCCGACAATCTCTATTCGCTGACGCCGGGGATCGTGTGA
- a CDS encoding M23 family metallopeptidase, whose translation MSRMIFRGTAAVSLAALLAGCQAFPVVQQDLAGITGGSAGAGTSGAGTPAAADPAVAAGGGGRATSLPGFGGTAASRAGSEAASARVTDPFAGQGVAQPDVPGGPGAQRASGSNDSDSNAATGPATTHRVVSGETGWSVARKYGISIQQLADANSLDENMTLRVGQELKIPGTGGSGGDDASAPGQGTPTPTPPSASRPLPDEETAPSSTPTPKPDTPDLGATRTTASGSGKFRMPVAGSIVRTYSKGSNEGIDISAPAGTAVSAAGAGRVAAITRDTDGVPIVVLRHEGELMTVYAGLDQLSVQKGDQVTAGQQLGTAGNSGTLHFEIRQGFESVDPEDYL comes from the coding sequence ATGAGCAGAATGATTTTTCGCGGGACGGCCGCAGTTTCGCTGGCAGCGCTGCTGGCGGGGTGTCAGGCATTTCCGGTGGTGCAGCAGGACCTCGCCGGGATCACCGGCGGCAGCGCGGGCGCGGGAACAAGTGGGGCCGGAACCCCGGCTGCGGCGGATCCCGCGGTGGCGGCTGGCGGCGGCGGGCGCGCCACCAGCTTGCCGGGCTTCGGCGGCACTGCCGCCAGCCGCGCGGGCAGCGAGGCCGCGTCGGCACGGGTGACCGACCCCTTCGCCGGTCAGGGCGTCGCACAGCCCGATGTGCCCGGCGGCCCGGGGGCGCAGCGCGCCTCCGGCAGCAATGACAGCGACAGCAACGCCGCGACAGGTCCGGCCACCACGCATCGCGTCGTCTCCGGCGAGACCGGATGGTCGGTCGCACGCAAATATGGCATCTCGATCCAGCAGCTTGCTGATGCCAACAGCCTTGACGAAAACATGACGCTGCGGGTCGGCCAGGAGCTGAAAATCCCCGGCACTGGCGGCTCTGGCGGCGATGACGCCTCGGCACCGGGACAGGGCACGCCGACACCGACACCGCCCTCGGCCTCGCGCCCTCTGCCTGATGAAGAGACGGCGCCCAGCAGCACGCCCACCCCAAAGCCCGACACGCCGGATCTCGGCGCGACGCGAACCACGGCGTCGGGTTCGGGCAAGTTCCGCATGCCAGTCGCCGGATCGATCGTGCGCACCTATAGCAAGGGCAGCAATGAAGGCATCGACATCTCCGCCCCCGCAGGCACCGCGGTCAGCGCCGCCGGTGCCGGGCGCGTCGCCGCCATCACGCGCGACACTGACGGCGTGCCGATCGTCGTGCTGCGCCACGAGGGAGAGCTGATGACGGTCTATGCCGGGCTCGACCAGCTTTCGGTGCAGAAAGGCGATCAGGTCACAGCCGGGCAGCAGCTCGGCACGGCGGGAAATTCGGGCACGCTGCATTTCGAGATCCGGCAGGGCTTCGAAAGCGTCGATCCCGAGGATTATCTCTGA
- a CDS encoding protein-L-isoaspartate(D-aspartate) O-methyltransferase has product MSQHPEDDSEALAERKMRFLFHLRSHGVTDPRVLAAMERIDRGEFVRGHFEDRAYDDTPLPIQCGQTISQPSVVGLMTQALNPAPRDKVLEIGTGSGYQAAVLSGLCRRVYTVERHRPLVSEAEALFQRLRLSNITVRLADGSYGLPEQAPFDRIIVTAAAEDPPGPLLAQLKIGGIMVVPVGQSDAVQTLIRVNRTDTGFEYHELRQVRFVPLVEGLGAG; this is encoded by the coding sequence ATGAGCCAGCACCCGGAAGATGACAGCGAGGCGCTCGCCGAGCGCAAGATGCGCTTTCTCTTCCATCTGCGCTCTCATGGCGTGACCGACCCGCGTGTCCTGGCCGCGATGGAACGGATCGACCGCGGCGAATTCGTGCGCGGGCATTTCGAAGACCGCGCCTATGACGACACGCCTCTGCCGATCCAGTGCGGCCAGACGATCAGCCAGCCTTCCGTGGTCGGGCTGATGACCCAGGCGCTGAACCCGGCGCCGCGCGACAAGGTGCTCGAGATCGGGACCGGCTCGGGCTATCAGGCGGCGGTGCTGTCGGGGCTGTGCCGGAGGGTCTATACGGTCGAGCGTCACCGTCCGCTGGTGAGCGAGGCCGAGGCGCTGTTTCAGCGGCTTCGCCTGTCCAACATCACCGTGCGGCTCGCCGATGGCAGCTACGGCCTGCCCGAGCAGGCGCCGTTTGATCGCATTATCGTCACCGCCGCCGCCGAGGACCCGCCCGGACCGCTCTTGGCGCAGCTGAAAATCGGCGGTATCATGGTGGTGCCGGTCGGGCAGTCCGACGCGGTGCAGACATTGATCCGGGTCAACCGGACGGACACAGGCTTTGAGTATCACGAGCTGCGTCAGGTGCGTTTCGTGCCGCTGGTGGAAGGGTTGGGCGCAGGCTGA
- a CDS encoding protein-L-isoaspartate O-methyltransferase family protein, with the protein MLDFKQARTAMVDTQVRPNDVTKYPIIHAMLTVPRELYVPEPLQSVAYVGENLHLGEDRWLLEPRNFAKLLEELNIQPDELVLDIGAGLGYNAAVMARISQAVVALESHEELARQAETTLSEQGIDNVAIVTGDLAEGYAGQAPYDVVVIAGAIEEFPQNIADQIREGGRVGAIFSEGQLGVARIGHKLDGRLNWRYAFNGSAPVLPGFAKAMEFQF; encoded by the coding sequence ATGTTGGATTTCAAGCAGGCCCGCACGGCCATGGTCGACACGCAGGTCCGGCCGAACGATGTCACGAAATACCCGATCATCCATGCGATGCTGACGGTCCCGCGCGAACTCTACGTGCCCGAGCCGCTGCAATCCGTCGCCTATGTCGGCGAGAATCTGCATTTGGGCGAGGATCGCTGGCTTCTGGAACCGCGAAATTTCGCCAAGCTTCTGGAAGAGCTGAATATTCAGCCCGACGAGCTGGTGCTCGATATCGGCGCCGGGCTTGGCTATAATGCGGCGGTCATGGCGCGGATCTCGCAGGCCGTGGTGGCGCTCGAATCTCATGAGGAACTGGCCCGGCAGGCCGAAACCACCCTGTCCGAGCAGGGCATCGACAATGTTGCCATCGTCACCGGAGACCTGGCCGAGGGCTATGCCGGTCAGGCGCCCTATGACGTGGTGGTGATCGCCGGCGCGATTGAGGAATTCCCGCAGAATATCGCCGACCAGATCCGCGAAGGCGGGCGCGTCGGGGCGATCTTCTCCGAGGGTCAGCTGGGGGTCGCCCGGATCGGGCACAAGCTGGATGGGCGGCTGAACTGGCGCTATGCGTTCAACGGTTCGGCCCCGGTCCTGCCCGGATTTGCCAAGGCGATGGAATTCCAATTCTGA
- a CDS encoding 3-deoxy-D-manno-octulosonic acid transferase, giving the protein MTTLLYRSASWLAGATLGPFASGEMAERMLRDAEPAARPAPIWLHGASVGELTSARPVIEMLAARTDLLVTANTTTGRQTAADWGLRARLAPLDTPQALRRFLGRYRPRVAVTLENELWPNRSALLAASGVRQIVIGARMSERSARRWARLPWLIGPMLRRIDGLSAQDMGSEDRLTALGLPEASLMPRMQLKLLGPARNRPGPAPETRPHTVLAASTHEGEEELVLDAFMTARRQVAGLRLIVAPRHPVRADDVARHIAARGLPVSRRSEGADETAPVLLADTLGEMARWYDSAFICITGGSLVPKGGHTPWEPASHECAILHGPHVANFSEDYALLHAVDAAETLSQDAGRSLARLARAPAEAAAMGARARALLLSRAGEAGPLVAGILNAAGLETGGEDADIGAMTGENS; this is encoded by the coding sequence ATGACGACACTGCTTTATCGCAGCGCATCCTGGCTGGCCGGCGCGACGCTCGGGCCCTTCGCCTCGGGCGAGATGGCCGAGCGGATGCTGCGCGACGCAGAGCCTGCAGCCCGGCCCGCACCGATCTGGCTGCACGGCGCCAGCGTCGGAGAGCTGACCTCGGCCCGTCCGGTGATCGAGATGCTCGCCGCGCGAACGGATCTGCTGGTCACCGCCAACACCACGACCGGGCGGCAGACCGCTGCCGATTGGGGGCTGCGCGCAAGGCTGGCGCCGTTGGACACCCCGCAGGCGCTGCGGCGCTTTCTGGGCCGCTATCGGCCGCGCGTTGCGGTGACGCTGGAAAACGAGCTGTGGCCGAACCGCTCGGCGCTGCTGGCGGCAAGCGGCGTGCGACAGATCGTCATCGGGGCGCGCATGTCGGAACGCTCGGCCCGGCGCTGGGCGCGGCTGCCCTGGCTGATCGGGCCGATGCTGCGCCGCATCGACGGGCTTTCGGCACAGGATATGGGCAGCGAAGACAGGCTGACGGCGCTTGGCCTTCCCGAGGCATCGCTGATGCCCCGGATGCAGCTGAAGCTGCTCGGACCTGCGAGAAACCGGCCCGGCCCCGCCCCCGAGACGCGGCCGCACACCGTGCTGGCCGCTTCGACTCATGAGGGCGAGGAGGAGCTTGTGCTGGACGCCTTCATGACCGCACGGAGGCAAGTGGCCGGGCTGCGGTTGATCGTAGCCCCGCGCCATCCGGTCCGGGCCGACGATGTCGCCAGACATATCGCCGCGCGCGGGCTGCCCGTCTCGCGCCGCTCCGAGGGTGCCGACGAGACCGCGCCGGTGCTGTTGGCCGACACGCTGGGTGAGATGGCGCGATGGTATGACTCCGCCTTTATATGCATCACCGGCGGCTCGCTTGTGCCGAAAGGCGGTCATACCCCGTGGGAGCCGGCGAGCCACGAATGCGCCATTCTTCACGGGCCTCATGTCGCCAATTTCTCGGAGGATTACGCGCTCCTTCACGCCGTCGATGCCGCCGAGACGCTGTCGCAGGATGCCGGGCGCAGCCTTGCCCGGCTGGCCCGCGCGCCCGCCGAGGCTGCGGCAATGGGCGCGAGGGCGCGGGCGCTGCTGCTCAGCCGCGCTGGCGAGGCAGGCCCGCTTGTCGCCGGGATCCTTAACGCTGCGGGGCTTGAGACTGGCGGCGAGGATGCCGATATCGGTGCCATGACAGGGGAAAACTCGTGA
- a CDS encoding TIGR02186 family protein: protein MILRLALAIAICLAAPAAAQEAPVMSFPSLNAPRGSDTMPRAEPAEQVVAGLSSDAVSITTSFDGSEIILYGAIRRETAIPASSLLQVVATVEGPSRSVTIRRKQRKLGIWVNTESVVVGAAPSFYSVASTAPLRLILDADQDSLYRISIPTAMRSFARPVSVEDPVEFTEAMIASRIADGTYRLDEGAVRLEQDTLFRADFRLPANLIEGTYKTRIFLLREGRVIDSYTAPLEVRKVGLERWLYRLAFDQPLVYGIMSLLIAAFAGWAASAAFRALQRN from the coding sequence GTGATATTGAGGCTGGCTCTTGCCATAGCGATCTGTCTCGCTGCCCCGGCCGCCGCGCAGGAAGCCCCGGTCATGTCCTTCCCGTCGCTCAACGCCCCCCGCGGCAGCGACACCATGCCGCGCGCCGAGCCTGCCGAACAGGTTGTGGCCGGCCTGTCCTCGGACGCGGTCTCGATCACCACCAGCTTTGACGGATCGGAGATCATCCTTTACGGCGCCATCCGGCGCGAGACCGCGATCCCCGCCAGCAGCCTGTTGCAGGTCGTGGCCACGGTCGAGGGCCCGTCGCGCAGCGTCACCATCCGCCGGAAACAGCGCAAGCTTGGGATCTGGGTCAATACCGAAAGCGTCGTGGTGGGCGCCGCGCCAAGCTTTTACTCGGTCGCCTCGACCGCGCCGCTTCGGCTGATCCTCGACGCGGATCAGGATTCGCTCTATCGGATCTCTATCCCCACCGCGATGCGATCCTTTGCCCGGCCGGTCTCGGTCGAGGACCCGGTAGAGTTCACCGAGGCGATGATCGCGTCGCGCATCGCGGATGGGACATACCGGCTGGACGAAGGCGCGGTGCGGCTGGAACAGGACACGCTGTTTCGCGCCGATTTCCGGCTGCCTGCAAATCTGATCGAGGGGACCTATAAAACCCGTATCTTCCTGCTGCGCGAGGGCAGGGTGATCGACAGCTATACCGCGCCGCTCGAGGTGCGGAAGGTCGGGCTGGAACGCTGGCTGTATCGGCTCGCCTTCGATCAGCCGCTGGTTTACGGGATCATGTCGCTGCTGATCGCGGCTTTTGCCGGCTGGGCTGCCTCGGCCGCGTTCCGGGCGCTGCAAAGGAATTAG